Proteins from a single region of Nitrosarchaeum sp.:
- a CDS encoding PQQ-dependent sugar dehydrogenase, with the protein MPSIPVLKIFFFIFGIFSLGFISFSSAQEFPELGIKVETVAENLKIPWEIDFAPDGRIFFTERIGNLRTVENNLVSEPIVSLKVSGSEGGLLGLALDPNFEENHFLYLYYSYSDFFDIYNRVVRYVESDNKLSHETILLDKIPGSHIHDGGRIKFGPDGKLYITTGDAANSKTAQNLDSLAGKISRINSDGTIPEDNPFPNSPIYSLGHRNPQGIDWHPDSGILVETEHGPSGERGNAHDEVNVILPGKNYGWPTIVGDDTSEGFVNPILHTGDDAWAPSGSVFYNSDKISEWYGKYFIATLRGNHLRMLDLDLENNLVISSNALLDGEFGRLRSVNVSPDGYLYILTSNQDGRGIPTHNDDRILRIVPLESNVEKGDSSLSPLKQLKSGVLPQNVSCKEGLELIFKINSFHPVCVKSESITKLVNRGYSSSLD; encoded by the coding sequence ATGCCAAGTATTCCTGTGCTTAAAATTTTCTTTTTTATTTTCGGTATTTTTTCTTTAGGATTTATTTCATTTTCATCTGCTCAAGAATTTCCAGAACTTGGCATTAAAGTAGAAACAGTTGCAGAAAATCTGAAAATACCATGGGAAATTGATTTTGCCCCTGATGGTAGAATCTTCTTTACAGAGAGAATTGGTAATCTGAGAACAGTCGAAAATAATCTAGTTTCCGAACCTATCGTTTCATTAAAAGTATCTGGCTCTGAAGGAGGATTACTTGGATTAGCTTTAGACCCTAATTTTGAAGAAAATCATTTTTTGTATCTGTATTATAGCTATTCAGATTTTTTTGATATCTATAACAGAGTTGTTCGTTATGTTGAATCTGATAATAAATTATCCCATGAAACAATTTTACTTGATAAAATTCCTGGAAGTCACATACACGATGGAGGAAGAATAAAGTTTGGTCCTGATGGAAAACTCTACATTACAACAGGCGATGCTGCAAATTCTAAAACAGCCCAGAATCTAGATTCTTTAGCCGGTAAAATTTCAAGAATAAACTCTGATGGTACTATCCCTGAAGATAATCCCTTTCCAAATTCTCCTATCTATTCTTTAGGACATAGAAATCCACAAGGAATTGATTGGCATCCAGATAGCGGAATTTTGGTTGAAACTGAACATGGTCCATCTGGTGAACGAGGAAATGCTCATGATGAAGTTAATGTAATACTTCCTGGTAAAAATTATGGTTGGCCAACCATTGTCGGTGATGATACAAGCGAGGGTTTTGTAAATCCAATTTTACATACTGGTGATGATGCATGGGCTCCATCCGGTTCAGTATTTTATAATTCAGATAAAATTTCTGAATGGTATGGAAAATACTTTATCGCAACATTACGTGGAAATCATTTGAGAATGTTGGATCTAGATTTAGAAAATAATTTAGTAATTAGCAGTAATGCATTACTTGATGGAGAGTTTGGTCGTTTACGTAGTGTGAATGTGAGTCCAGACGGATATTTGTATATTCTTACTAGTAATCAAGATGGTCGAGGAATACCAACACATAATGATGATAGAATTTTACGAATTGTTCCATTAGAATCTAATGTGGAAAAAGGAGATAGTTCTCTTTCACCTTTAAAACAACTCAAATCAGGAGTTTTGCCCCAAAATGTTTCATGTAAAGAAGGATTAGAATTAATTTTTAAGATTAATTCATTCCATCCTGTATGTGTTAAATCTGAAAGTATTACAAAATTAGTTAATCGTGGATATTCTAGTAGCCTTGACTAA
- a CDS encoding PQQ-dependent sugar dehydrogenase, whose translation MVHKTTLTRSELLFFVRVSLLVCAVILIGIVMIPYAFTEDTNNSGSAILPKILDENYVVEQFMAEGIPNSPTTMTFVGDDILVLQRYDGIVRLVRDGILQPWPVLDVSVAKDGERGMLGITSYGSKVYVYFTAADVDAGKAIENRIYKYDWNGEKLVNPMLLKTLPSDNYFHNGGAMTSFDGQIYAVIGDNGNYGRLQNRDADWKNDTSVILRIDPPGPYYAMGIRNSFGITVDPITGNLWDTENGDDSLDEINFVPENFNSGWIEIMGITKNQTLIDSLPKYGNFVYSNPEFVWEKPVCPTGIAFSTSEKFAQTDSVFVGDCNNGNLYRFNLNENRTGFVFSSTDLQDNTLNIDESNQEILFGTGFGAITDVDEGPDGFLYVVSLSNGKIYRIIPKDIAQSVSESKGGGCLIATATYGSELAPQVQQLRELRDNFLLQTESGTSFMNTFNQFYYSFSPTVADWERENPIFKEAVKFTLIPMISSLSILNHVDMDSEAKVIGYGISLILLNVGMYFVVPVIAMWQIKNRI comes from the coding sequence TTGGTACATAAAACAACATTAACTAGATCAGAATTATTGTTTTTTGTGAGAGTATCTCTTTTGGTTTGTGCCGTAATTTTAATTGGAATTGTAATGATTCCATATGCATTTACAGAGGACACAAATAATTCTGGATCTGCGATACTGCCCAAAATTCTTGATGAAAACTATGTGGTTGAACAATTTATGGCAGAAGGTATTCCAAATAGTCCAACTACAATGACTTTTGTCGGAGATGATATTTTAGTATTACAACGATATGATGGAATAGTTAGATTAGTGAGAGATGGAATCTTACAACCATGGCCTGTCTTGGATGTATCTGTTGCAAAAGATGGCGAACGAGGAATGCTTGGAATTACATCTTATGGTTCCAAAGTGTATGTCTATTTTACTGCAGCAGACGTTGATGCAGGAAAGGCAATAGAAAATAGAATTTACAAATATGATTGGAATGGTGAAAAACTAGTAAATCCAATGCTACTCAAGACTTTGCCAAGTGACAATTATTTTCATAACGGTGGAGCAATGACTAGTTTTGATGGACAGATATATGCAGTAATTGGAGACAATGGAAATTATGGCAGACTACAAAATAGAGATGCAGATTGGAAAAATGATACTAGTGTGATTCTCAGAATAGATCCACCAGGACCATATTATGCTATGGGAATTAGAAATAGTTTTGGAATAACAGTAGACCCAATCACTGGAAATTTATGGGATACTGAAAATGGCGATGATTCGTTAGATGAGATTAATTTTGTTCCAGAAAATTTCAACAGTGGCTGGATTGAGATAATGGGAATAACAAAGAATCAAACTTTAATTGATTCATTACCAAAATATGGCAATTTTGTTTACAGCAATCCAGAATTTGTATGGGAAAAACCAGTTTGCCCTACTGGAATTGCATTTAGTACATCAGAAAAGTTTGCACAAACAGACAGTGTCTTTGTTGGGGATTGTAATAATGGAAATCTGTATAGATTTAATCTAAATGAAAACAGAACAGGTTTTGTTTTTAGTTCAACTGATCTTCAGGATAATACATTAAACATTGATGAGTCAAATCAAGAAATTTTATTTGGGACTGGATTTGGTGCAATTACCGATGTTGACGAAGGCCCAGATGGTTTCTTGTATGTTGTATCACTATCAAATGGAAAAATATACCGAATAATTCCAAAAGATATTGCTCAAAGTGTATCTGAATCAAAAGGCGGTGGCTGTCTAATTGCTACTGCAACATATGGTTCAGAACTTGCACCGCAAGTACAACAATTACGGGAACTAAGAGATAATTTCTTACTCCAAACAGAATCAGGTACATCATTTATGAACACATTCAATCAATTCTACTACTCGTTTAGTCCAACTGTAGCGGATTGGGAAAGAGAAAATCCAATATTCAAAGAGGCAGTAAAATTCACATTGATTCCGATGATTTCTAGTTTATCTATTCTAAATCATGTGGATATGGATTCTGAAGCTAAAGTAATAGGATATGGAATTTCTTTGATTCTACTTAATGTGGGAATGTATTTTGTAGTGCCTGTAATTGCTATGTGGCAAATTAAAAATCGAATTTAA
- a CDS encoding DNA topoisomerase I: MKWKTLQHNGILFPPAYEAHGIKIKIKGENVDLNLNQEEMVYQWAKKKDTPYAQDKVFQKNFTDDFAKTLPVKFKNISYQDIDFSHAYKIIDKEKDLREMMTKEEKKALALKRKELREKLVQKYGKAIMDGKEVDVANYMAEPPGIFIGRGDHPLRGRWKPRVTAKDVTLNLGKEAKVPEGNWGKIVHDNDSMWLAGWTDYLTEKRKYVWLADTAGLKQDRDKAKYEKAVKLSKEIEKIKERIVKDMKSKDPKISRISTVCYLIYRTAMRVGDEKDPDEADTVGATTLRKEHINITENTIEFDFLGKDSVRWQETVKAEGNDKQFQENLKKLIQNKKPKDEIFEDITSRHVNAYYSSIVNGLTAKVFRTYLATTMVKDYLKEHDNIKGKTPNEKLYHAKLANLEAAIMCNHKRTIPKTYEDALQKKRETLKNIAKDQPWKKTMEALKKAEAMEANTDAQKKNKAKKVKTLNEQIKKQKEKHNERAEKLQLQIDLSEKTKDYNLGTSLRNYIDPRIFKAWTNEVGVEWEKLYTAALQKKFLWVQNEKVSWSELAKN; encoded by the coding sequence ATGAAATGGAAAACACTACAACATAACGGAATCTTGTTCCCTCCTGCCTATGAAGCGCATGGAATTAAAATAAAGATCAAAGGAGAGAATGTAGACCTTAATCTCAATCAAGAAGAAATGGTATACCAATGGGCAAAAAAGAAAGATACTCCTTATGCTCAAGACAAAGTTTTTCAGAAAAATTTTACAGACGATTTTGCTAAAACATTACCAGTAAAATTCAAAAATATTTCATATCAAGACATCGATTTTTCTCATGCTTACAAAATAATCGATAAAGAAAAAGATCTCAGAGAGATGATGACGAAAGAAGAAAAGAAAGCCCTAGCTCTTAAACGAAAAGAATTACGAGAAAAACTTGTTCAAAAGTACGGCAAAGCAATCATGGACGGAAAAGAAGTCGATGTTGCAAATTACATGGCAGAACCTCCAGGAATTTTTATTGGAAGAGGAGATCATCCACTTAGAGGGAGATGGAAACCCAGAGTCACTGCAAAAGATGTAACGCTGAATCTTGGCAAGGAAGCCAAAGTTCCAGAAGGAAACTGGGGTAAAATTGTTCACGATAATGATTCTATGTGGTTAGCTGGATGGACAGATTATCTTACTGAGAAAAGAAAATACGTCTGGCTTGCAGATACAGCTGGATTAAAACAAGATAGAGACAAAGCAAAATACGAAAAAGCTGTAAAGCTATCAAAAGAGATTGAGAAAATAAAAGAAAGAATTGTCAAAGACATGAAGAGTAAAGATCCAAAAATCAGCAGGATTTCAACTGTGTGTTACCTGATTTATAGAACTGCGATGAGAGTAGGCGACGAAAAAGATCCTGATGAGGCAGATACAGTTGGTGCAACTACATTAAGAAAAGAACACATCAACATTACAGAAAATACAATTGAGTTTGATTTCTTGGGAAAAGATAGTGTAAGATGGCAAGAAACAGTCAAAGCAGAAGGCAACGATAAACAATTCCAAGAAAATCTAAAAAAACTAATTCAAAATAAAAAACCTAAAGATGAGATTTTTGAAGATATAACTTCAAGACATGTAAATGCGTATTACTCTAGCATAGTAAACGGGCTAACTGCCAAGGTTTTCAGAACATATCTTGCTACTACAATGGTAAAAGATTATCTCAAAGAGCACGATAACATCAAAGGAAAAACGCCTAATGAAAAACTGTATCATGCGAAATTAGCAAATTTGGAAGCAGCTATAATGTGCAATCATAAAAGAACCATACCTAAAACATACGAGGATGCACTTCAAAAGAAAAGAGAGACACTAAAAAATATAGCCAAAGATCAGCCTTGGAAGAAAACTATGGAAGCATTAAAGAAAGCAGAAGCCATGGAAGCTAATACCGACGCTCAAAAAAAGAACAAAGCAAAAAAAGTTAAAACACTAAATGAACAAATAAAAAAACAGAAAGAAAAACACAACGAGCGAGCGGAAAAACTACAATTACAAATTGACTTGTCAGAGAAAACTAAAGATTACAATCTCGGAACATCATTAAGAAACTACATAGATCCGCGTATCTTCAAAGCTTGGACCAACGAGGTAGGCGTAGAATGGGAAAAATTATACACCGCAGCATTGCAAAAAAAATTCCTTTGGGTACAAAATGAAAAAGTGTCTTGGTCTGAATTAGCTAAAAATTAA
- a CDS encoding DM13 domain-containing protein has product MNKLIIVALVAIIGIGGAYAISPYFTSSTVNEALPNSAIPLKMEDTPIMKDEPMMENEPMMEDMMIQTYGGTFVGVGDGIHDAQGIVRTIPLNDGNNVLRLENFKATNGPDLYVYLSTDNKASEFVSLGKLKANNGNQNYDIPENTDLEKYSKVLIWCKAFGVLFGNADLSPQ; this is encoded by the coding sequence ATGAACAAATTGATAATTGTTGCATTAGTTGCAATAATTGGAATAGGTGGGGCATATGCAATTTCTCCGTACTTTACAAGCAGTACAGTAAATGAAGCATTGCCTAATTCTGCAATCCCATTAAAAATGGAAGATACACCAATAATGAAAGACGAACCAATGATGGAAAATGAACCAATGATGGAAGATATGATGATACAAACGTACGGAGGTACATTTGTTGGCGTAGGCGATGGAATACATGACGCTCAAGGAATAGTAAGAACAATTCCATTAAATGATGGAAATAATGTCCTGCGATTAGAAAATTTCAAAGCAACTAACGGTCCTGATTTGTATGTCTATCTATCTACAGATAACAAAGCCTCTGAATTTGTTAGTCTTGGCAAGCTCAAGGCAAACAATGGAAACCAGAATTATGACATACCAGAAAATACGGATCTTGAAAAATATAGTAAAGTTTTGATTTGGTGTAAGGCTTTTGGAGTTCTCTTTGGCAATGCTGATTTATCCCCACAATAA
- a CDS encoding SLC13 family permease, with translation MDFDSNFFSILIVFVIVYGLIIFRNVRGINIPIWTSMTFGAITVLLLQIITPEDAFLAINFDVIFFLLGMFILVSGLESSGILNQMVTRILSFAKTPNQILFFILFVMGLLSAFLINDTIALVATPIVIGLAKPMNIRPAPMLICLAFGITIGSMMTPMGNPQNLLISLHSGMEFPLFTFLRYLFLPTITCLLVTFFILKWYYKKEFSSAVMLQSTSSKIVLDSSLAKKSSILTMITIIGFFVVGLIKLFGISTELNFSHVAIFGGLALLVIGNKRRQIVKGINWQIIVFFVAMFVFMQGVWNGGIIELFQTLVPFDQNPNSATASINIIGTSILTSQIVSNVPFVALSIPILQNYGFSAIDTIPWIALAAGSTIAGTLTILGAASNVIILETAERRHKVTFTFMEFFRIGIIVTAANSAILIFFITFPFL, from the coding sequence ATGGATTTTGATTCTAATTTTTTCTCAATTCTAATAGTATTTGTAATTGTATACGGATTAATTATTTTTAGAAATGTTAGAGGGATAAACATTCCAATCTGGACAAGTATGACTTTTGGTGCCATTACAGTATTGCTTTTACAGATCATAACTCCTGAGGATGCATTTTTAGCCATAAATTTTGATGTGATATTTTTTCTTCTTGGGATGTTCATTCTAGTTTCAGGTTTAGAGTCTTCTGGAATATTAAATCAAATGGTAACTAGAATTTTGTCATTTGCAAAGACGCCTAATCAAATTTTATTTTTCATTTTATTTGTGATGGGATTATTGTCTGCATTTCTAATCAATGATACTATTGCTCTTGTAGCAACGCCTATTGTGATTGGATTGGCAAAACCAATGAACATTCGTCCAGCTCCAATGTTGATCTGTTTAGCATTTGGAATTACAATAGGCAGTATGATGACCCCGATGGGCAACCCACAAAACTTGTTGATTTCACTTCATAGCGGAATGGAATTTCCTTTGTTTACTTTTCTTAGATATCTCTTTTTGCCAACTATTACCTGTTTGCTAGTTACATTTTTTATTCTGAAATGGTATTACAAAAAGGAATTTTCAAGTGCAGTGATGCTACAATCAACATCTTCAAAAATAGTTTTAGATTCCAGTCTTGCAAAAAAATCCTCGATTCTAACCATGATTACCATAATAGGATTTTTTGTTGTAGGATTGATAAAATTATTTGGCATCTCAACAGAATTGAATTTTAGTCATGTTGCAATATTTGGAGGACTAGCATTGTTGGTAATCGGTAACAAAAGAAGACAAATAGTAAAAGGAATCAATTGGCAGATCATTGTATTTTTTGTAGCAATGTTTGTGTTTATGCAAGGAGTATGGAATGGTGGAATTATTGAACTGTTTCAAACACTTGTACCATTTGACCAAAATCCAAACTCTGCTACAGCATCAATCAATATTATTGGGACAAGTATTCTGACAAGCCAAATAGTTAGCAACGTGCCATTTGTTGCATTATCTATCCCAATTTTACAAAACTATGGATTTTCTGCAATTGACACAATACCCTGGATTGCACTAGCTGCTGGAAGTACGATTGCTGGAACCTTGACTATTCTAGGGGCTGCAAGTAATGTGATAATCTTAGAAACTGCAGAAAGAAGACACAAGGTAACTTTTACTTTTATGGAGTTTTTTAGAATCGGAATTATTGTTACTGCCGCAAACAGTGCAATTTTGATATTTTTTATAACATTTCCTTTCTTGTAA
- a CDS encoding sensor histidine kinase, which translates to MNTIMEQKSLSILKILIIGIIAVSFLHLIQYILDDDQFTLVSVANFAILPGILIIVSTYVTIKEWKNKTKQKISMVVFTAGAICWFIAEQTWTVLELVFEQEPFPSIADMFYLLAYPFFIVFFISYLKSKNLRITKYTFLFSIIISLVFLIPSLYVLVGYYEGEPTFDVTVGLLYTILSSILLFLILLGIPLFVKTDNSYFWTMIFIGFLLDTIADTLFLFTAIDDSYYNGHITDLLYLIGYLFFIVGFVFYLKVKSYTLRSEISMITFDTISKLAVPLVIGTIFSITSISLIYSYNYEQETSKEILFGFMIVGIFTVITVFSVVILILNKNINRFLRLKTKEIQLQKHDLEILLEEKSEEVLKSSEFSNIGINLSQTLHDLKNPLTVLSVNLDLLENSGIENAVLSSRIKSMRESINLMKDQMNDVLNYIKNPTITVIETDLLNVIEKAINNIEIPETVSVKILAKNISIQCDPTRMTLVFINILTNAIDAMENKGTITINVKQNNSKTIINIENSGPEIPQDSMEKLFEPLFTTKSNGTGLGLVTCQKIIKQHNGNITVKNNPTSFIIELPRKVIID; encoded by the coding sequence TTGAATACAATAATGGAGCAAAAGTCATTATCAATACTAAAGATATTGATAATTGGTATTATTGCCGTATCTTTTCTTCATCTAATTCAGTATATCTTAGATGATGATCAATTTACTTTAGTATCAGTTGCAAACTTTGCCATACTTCCAGGTATTCTTATTATTGTATCAACATATGTGACAATAAAAGAATGGAAAAATAAAACTAAACAAAAAATATCAATGGTTGTTTTTACAGCAGGAGCAATATGTTGGTTTATTGCAGAACAAACATGGACAGTTTTAGAGTTAGTTTTTGAACAAGAACCATTTCCATCAATTGCAGATATGTTTTATCTACTTGCATATCCATTTTTTATTGTATTTTTTATTTCATATTTGAAATCAAAAAATCTCAGAATTACAAAATACACTTTTCTATTTTCAATTATAATATCATTGGTATTTTTAATTCCATCTCTTTATGTATTAGTAGGATATTATGAAGGTGAACCAACATTTGATGTTACAGTAGGACTTTTGTATACCATACTTAGTAGCATATTATTATTTTTAATTCTTCTAGGAATCCCGTTATTTGTTAAAACAGATAACTCATATTTTTGGACAATGATATTTATCGGATTTTTGTTAGATACTATTGCAGACACACTCTTTTTGTTTACGGCAATTGATGATTCGTACTATAATGGACATATCACAGATTTGCTTTATCTGATTGGATATCTCTTTTTCATTGTAGGGTTTGTATTTTATCTTAAAGTAAAATCGTACACCTTAAGATCAGAAATAAGCATGATTACTTTTGATACAATTAGCAAATTAGCCGTACCGCTTGTTATCGGAACTATATTTTCAATCACATCTATATCTTTGATATATTCATATAATTACGAACAAGAAACATCAAAAGAAATTTTGTTTGGTTTTATGATTGTTGGAATATTTACTGTGATCACAGTATTTTCAGTAGTCATTTTAATATTAAATAAGAACATAAACAGATTTTTACGCTTAAAAACAAAAGAAATCCAACTTCAAAAACATGATTTAGAAATATTGCTTGAGGAAAAATCAGAAGAAGTATTGAAATCCTCAGAGTTTTCAAACATAGGAATTAATTTATCGCAAACATTACACGATTTAAAAAACCCATTAACGGTACTTTCAGTCAATTTGGATCTACTTGAAAATAGTGGTATCGAAAATGCTGTTTTGTCATCTAGAATAAAATCAATGAGAGAATCAATAAATCTTATGAAAGATCAAATGAATGATGTACTAAACTATATCAAAAACCCAACTATCACAGTTATCGAGACAGATCTTTTGAATGTTATTGAAAAAGCAATTAACAACATAGAAATTCCAGAAACAGTATCAGTAAAAATTCTAGCCAAAAACATATCAATTCAATGTGATCCTACACGAATGACACTTGTGTTTATCAATATTTTGACAAATGCAATTGATGCAATGGAAAATAAAGGAACTATAACAATCAATGTAAAACAAAATAATAGTAAAACAATAATTAATATTGAAAATTCAGGACCAGAGATTCCACAAGACAGCATGGAAAAACTCTTTGAACCTCTATTTACTACAAAATCAAATGGAACAGGATTAGGACTAGTAACCTGTCAAAAAATAATTAAACAGCATAATGGGAATATAACTGTCAAAAATAACCCCACATCATTCATTATTGAACTACCACGAAAAGTGATAATAGATTAG
- a CDS encoding SDR family oxidoreductase, whose translation MEKVAIVTGTTSGIGYETCLSLARDGFYTFATVRDVKKAEKIVQIAKKENLKIEIIEMDVDDEKSISAAIQKILSKKQQIDVLVNNAGWILFGSVEDVPVNDFRAQFETNFFGIISIIQKVAPVMRKQKSGIIVNISSVAGRIGFPGSPAYISSKFALEGLSESLRYELGQFGVKVIIIEPGVIKSNFFSSMKIAEPKPDSPYKEITERVIIGVKMMAELGTPPSEVATTILKVIKEKDPKPRYIVGNDAQMFLEAKRAKTDTEFENYLKKELFPS comes from the coding sequence ATGGAAAAAGTAGCAATTGTAACAGGAACAACATCAGGAATTGGATATGAAACTTGTCTGTCACTTGCAAGAGATGGGTTTTACACATTTGCCACAGTTAGAGATGTAAAAAAAGCAGAAAAAATAGTACAAATTGCAAAAAAAGAAAATCTAAAGATAGAGATTATTGAGATGGATGTTGATGATGAAAAATCAATCAGTGCTGCTATTCAAAAAATTCTTTCAAAAAAACAACAGATTGATGTGTTAGTAAATAATGCTGGTTGGATATTGTTTGGAAGCGTTGAAGATGTACCAGTAAATGATTTTAGAGCACAATTTGAAACAAATTTCTTTGGAATAATAAGTATAATTCAAAAAGTTGCACCAGTGATGAGAAAACAAAAGTCAGGAATAATTGTAAATATTAGCTCAGTTGCAGGAAGAATTGGTTTTCCAGGATCACCTGCATATATTAGCTCGAAATTTGCTCTAGAGGGATTATCTGAATCATTACGATATGAATTGGGACAATTCGGAGTCAAAGTAATTATCATCGAACCTGGTGTGATAAAGTCAAACTTTTTCTCATCTATGAAGATTGCAGAGCCTAAACCAGATTCACCATACAAAGAGATTACTGAAAGGGTGATCATTGGAGTAAAGATGATGGCAGAGCTTGGAACTCCTCCGTCAGAAGTAGCCACAACAATATTGAAGGTAATTAAAGAAAAAGATCCAAAACCAAGATACATCGTAGGTAATGATGCGCAGATGTTTTTGGAAGCAAAAAGGGCAAAAACAGATACAGAATTTGAAAATTATCTCAAAAAAGAACTATTTCCAAGTTAA